A stretch of the Nitratireductor thuwali genome encodes the following:
- the rpsD gene encoding 30S ribosomal protein S4, with the protein MSKRHSAKYKLDRRLGENIWGRPKSPVNRREYGPGQHGQRRKGKLSDFGQQLRAKQKLKGHYGDISEKQFRKTYDEANRRKGDTNENLIGLLESRLDALVYRAKFVPTIFAARQFVNHGHIQVNGRRVNIPSFRCKPGDVIEIREKSRQLAIVLESVQLAERDVPEYLEADHNKMTARYVRVPGLSDVPYAVHMEPNLVVEFYSR; encoded by the coding sequence ATGAGCAAACGCCACTCAGCGAAGTACAAGCTCGACCGCCGCCTTGGCGAAAACATCTGGGGCCGTCCGAAATCCCCGGTCAACCGCCGTGAATACGGTCCGGGCCAGCATGGCCAGCGCCGCAAGGGCAAGCTGTCGGACTTCGGTCAGCAGCTCCGCGCCAAGCAGAAGCTCAAGGGGCACTACGGCGACATTTCGGAAAAGCAGTTCCGCAAGACCTATGACGAGGCCAACCGCCGCAAGGGCGACACCAACGAAAACCTGATCGGTCTCCTGGAGTCGCGTCTGGATGCGCTGGTCTACCGCGCCAAGTTCGTTCCGACGATCTTTGCCGCGCGCCAGTTCGTCAACCATGGCCACATCCAGGTCAATGGCCGCCGCGTCAACATCCCGTCCTTCCGCTGCAAGCCAGGCGACGTGATCGAGATTCGCGAAAAGTCACGCCAGCTCGCCATCGTTCTGGAATCGGTTCAGCTCGCAGAGCGCGACGTGCCCGAATATCTCGAGGCCGACCACAACAAGATGACCGCGCGCTATGTCCGCGTGCCGGGCCTGTCGGACGTGCCCTACGCCGTCCACATGGAACCGAACCTGGTCGTCGAGTTCTATTCGCGCTAA
- the ttcA gene encoding tRNA 2-thiocytidine(32) synthetase TtcA: MTIAEPQTLPPDAEAAPGAHPLFADAPSSVEFNKLRKRLLRLTRQAIEDFAMARAGERWLVALSGGKDSYGLLTILLDLKWRGLLPVELLACNLDQGQPNFPKHVLPQYLAKLGVAHRIEYQDTYSVVTDKIAENRTYCSLCSRLRRGHLYRIAREERCSSLVLGHHRDDILETFFMNLFHGGRLAAMPPKLLNDEGDVMVLRPLSFCAEEDLAKFADAMRFPIIPCDLCGSQDGLQRNAMKAMLADIEKRMPGRKETMARALANARPSHLLDRNLFDFAGLAPTTPVD; encoded by the coding sequence ATGACCATCGCCGAACCGCAGACCTTGCCTCCCGATGCCGAAGCCGCTCCCGGCGCCCATCCGCTCTTTGCGGATGCCCCGTCATCGGTCGAGTTCAACAAGCTGCGCAAGCGCCTGCTGCGGCTCACCCGTCAGGCGATCGAGGACTTCGCCATGGCGCGGGCTGGCGAGCGCTGGCTGGTGGCGCTCTCGGGCGGCAAGGATTCCTACGGCCTCCTCACTATCCTGCTCGACCTGAAATGGCGGGGCCTCCTGCCGGTCGAGCTGCTGGCCTGTAATCTGGACCAGGGCCAGCCCAATTTCCCCAAGCATGTCCTGCCGCAATATCTGGCGAAGCTCGGCGTGGCCCATCGCATCGAGTATCAGGACACCTATTCGGTGGTGACGGACAAGATCGCCGAAAACCGCACCTATTGCTCCTTGTGCTCGCGGCTTCGGCGCGGCCATCTCTACCGCATCGCGCGGGAGGAGAGGTGCTCCTCGCTCGTGCTCGGGCACCATCGCGACGATATTCTCGAAACCTTCTTCATGAACCTGTTCCATGGCGGCCGGCTCGCCGCCATGCCGCCGAAGCTCCTCAATGACGAGGGCGATGTCATGGTGCTGCGGCCGCTCAGCTTCTGCGCCGAGGAAGATCTGGCGAAATTCGCCGACGCCATGCGCTTTCCGATCATTCCCTGCGACCTGTGTGGCAGCCAGGACGGCCTTCAGCGCAACGCCATGAAGGCAATGCTGGCGGACATCGAAAAGCGGATGCCCGGCCGCAAGGAGACGATGGCCCGCGCGCTGGCCAATGCGCGGCCCTCGCACCTGCTGGACCGCAACCTGTTCGATTTTGCCGGTCTCGCCCCGACTACACCTGTGGATTGA
- a CDS encoding multidrug effflux MFS transporter, whose amino-acid sequence MGRAEFIALAAALMALNALAIDVMLPALQQIGAALGVEDENSRQFVITAYLVGFGGAQLFYGPITDSFGRRGPLLIGLAIYIGAAVAAAFAPTFELLLALRVLQGVGAAATRVIAVSAIRDVFGGRRMAEVLSMVMMVFMAIPVIAPSLGQLIMIFGDWHEIFVLMAGLALIVALWSGLRLPETLDPSHRRAFSLKIIMEGFRFVVTNRIALCYTLATTAIFGALFGFINSAQQIYVDIYGLGAWFPILFAIGAGLMALSSFTNSRFVGRFGMRRLSHGALLTFLATNALWLTVSLIGPVPFPLFFVLFSASMFMFGWIGPNFNSIAMEPLGHVAGTAASVLGFTTTLGGGLLGAMIGQAFDGTLTPLAAGYFTVSAVGLALVLIAERGKLFRTVNPQV is encoded by the coding sequence ATCGGCCGGGCCGAATTCATCGCGCTCGCCGCCGCGCTCATGGCGCTCAACGCGCTCGCCATCGACGTGATGCTGCCGGCACTGCAGCAGATCGGCGCGGCGCTGGGGGTGGAGGACGAGAATTCCCGGCAGTTCGTCATCACCGCCTATCTAGTCGGCTTCGGTGGAGCGCAGCTATTCTACGGACCGATCACCGACAGCTTCGGGCGGCGCGGGCCGCTGCTGATCGGGCTTGCCATCTATATCGGCGCGGCAGTCGCGGCAGCCTTCGCGCCAACCTTCGAGCTGCTTCTGGCACTGCGCGTCCTGCAGGGCGTCGGGGCGGCCGCCACGCGCGTGATAGCGGTGTCAGCCATTCGCGACGTCTTCGGCGGACGCCGGATGGCCGAAGTGCTTTCCATGGTCATGATGGTGTTCATGGCCATTCCCGTGATAGCGCCCAGCCTCGGGCAGCTCATCATGATCTTCGGTGACTGGCACGAGATTTTCGTACTCATGGCGGGCCTGGCGCTGATCGTCGCGCTCTGGTCGGGATTGCGGCTGCCGGAGACGCTGGATCCCAGCCACCGCCGCGCCTTTTCCCTCAAGATCATCATGGAAGGCTTCCGCTTCGTGGTGACCAACCGCATCGCACTTTGCTACACGCTCGCCACGACGGCGATTTTCGGCGCGCTTTTCGGGTTCATCAACTCCGCGCAGCAGATCTATGTCGACATCTACGGCCTCGGTGCGTGGTTTCCGATCCTGTTCGCGATCGGCGCCGGGCTGATGGCCCTGTCGTCCTTCACAAACTCGCGTTTCGTCGGCCGTTTCGGCATGCGCCGGCTTTCGCATGGGGCCTTGCTGACGTTCCTGGCGACCAACGCATTGTGGCTGACGGTCTCGCTGATCGGGCCGGTTCCGTTCCCGCTGTTCTTCGTGCTTTTTTCGGCCTCGATGTTCATGTTCGGCTGGATCGGGCCGAACTTCAATTCCATCGCCATGGAGCCGCTCGGCCATGTCGCGGGCACCGCGGCCTCGGTCCTCGGCTTCACGACGACGCTCGGCGGCGGACTTCTGGGCGCGATGATCGGGCAGGCCTTCGACGGTACGCTGACGCCGCTGGCGGCCGGCTACTTTACCGTTTCGGCGGTGGGATTGGCGCTGGTGCTGATCGCCGAGCGGGGCAAGCTCTTCCGGACCGTCAATCCACAGGTGTAG
- the grxD gene encoding Grx4 family monothiol glutaredoxin, which yields MSGINEFIDNEVKSNEVVLFMKGTPGFPQCGFSGQVVQILDYLGVDYHGVNVLTSDELRQGIKEYSNWPTIPQLYVKGEFVGGCDIIREMFQAGELQTFMSEKGVSTRGAA from the coding sequence ATGAGCGGCATCAACGAATTCATCGACAACGAGGTAAAGAGCAACGAGGTCGTGCTTTTCATGAAGGGCACGCCCGGCTTTCCGCAGTGCGGGTTTTCGGGCCAGGTCGTGCAGATTCTAGACTATCTGGGCGTCGACTATCATGGGGTCAACGTGCTGACCTCGGACGAATTGCGGCAGGGCATCAAGGAATATTCCAACTGGCCGACGATCCCCCAGCTCTATGTAAAGGGCGAGTTCGTGGGCGGCTGCGATATCATCCGCGAGATGTTTCAGGCGGGCGAACTGCAGACATTCATGTCGGAAAAGGGCGTCAGCACGCGCGGCGCGGCCTGA
- a CDS encoding protein-L-isoaspartate O-methyltransferase family protein, protein MTEAELEIVRSAFARQILAVAGVAGNEALERAFRTVRREDFLGSKPWSIIDFAKGPRRLPSNDPVYACQDVVFVLAGERGVNNGSPALHARMLDALAPKPGETVVHLGAGTGYYSAILSHLVGPEGRVIAVEIDPRLAARAEEELQRYANVEVLVGDAAEWPQREADGVYVNFAVMAPSDRWIERLAPDGRLVVPLGVPAQPPRPGAPRFSRHGGAFLFRRDAGGGEYHASRLCNAFFIFAEGSTGTIDEAEEASLRDAFRGPGAEFVRSLVWKRPADPARCWISTPRWSLSYDPVKQ, encoded by the coding sequence ATGACGGAAGCCGAGCTCGAAATCGTCCGATCCGCCTTCGCGCGCCAGATTCTGGCTGTCGCAGGCGTCGCAGGAAACGAGGCCCTCGAGCGCGCCTTTCGCACCGTCAGGCGCGAGGATTTTTTGGGCTCGAAGCCGTGGAGCATCATCGACTTCGCGAAGGGGCCGCGTCGGCTGCCCTCCAACGATCCGGTCTATGCCTGTCAGGACGTCGTTTTCGTCCTTGCGGGAGAACGCGGCGTCAACAATGGCAGCCCCGCGCTGCATGCCCGCATGCTGGACGCGCTGGCGCCGAAGCCGGGGGAGACGGTGGTGCATCTGGGCGCGGGCACGGGCTACTACTCCGCGATCCTTTCGCATCTGGTCGGCCCCGAGGGCAGGGTGATCGCCGTGGAAATCGATCCCAGGCTGGCCGCAAGGGCCGAAGAGGAGCTTCAGCGCTACGCCAATGTGGAGGTCCTCGTCGGGGACGCGGCGGAATGGCCGCAGCGGGAGGCCGACGGCGTCTATGTCAATTTCGCCGTCATGGCCCCCTCGGATCGCTGGATCGAGCGCCTCGCCCCCGACGGCCGGCTGGTGGTTCCCCTCGGCGTTCCGGCGCAGCCGCCACGCCCCGGCGCCCCCCGCTTCTCGCGCCACGGCGGCGCCTTTCTCTTCAGGCGGGACGCGGGTGGCGGGGAATACCACGCTTCCCGCCTCTGCAACGCCTTCTTCATTTTCGCGGAGGGAAGCACGGGAACGATCGACGAAGCGGAGGAGGCGAGCCTGCGGGACGCCTTCCGCGGCCCGGGCGCCGAGTTCGTGCGCAGCCTCGTCTGGAAGCGCCCCGCCGATCCGGCAAGGTGCTGGATTTCCACACCGCGCTGGAGCCTCTCCTATGATCCGGTGAAGCAGTAG
- a CDS encoding alpha/beta hydrolase, with translation MADLMETVGRAIKPRVVKIPQLTDEQLRRLEMPILAVIGGRDVLLDSRDTQARLECAAPHAQICFIEDGYHFLPGQAPRVMEFLERSVQPAEG, from the coding sequence ATGGCCGACCTCATGGAGACCGTCGGCCGGGCGATCAAGCCGCGGGTGGTGAAGATCCCGCAACTGACGGATGAACAGCTGCGCCGGCTCGAGATGCCGATCCTGGCGGTCATCGGCGGGCGGGATGTCCTGCTCGATTCCCGCGACACGCAGGCCAGGCTGGAGTGCGCAGCCCCCCATGCGCAGATATGCTTTATCGAGGACGGCTACCACTTCCTGCCCGGCCAGGCGCCGCGCGTGATGGAATTCCTGGAGCGGAGCGTTCAGCCCGCCGAGGGATGA
- a CDS encoding alpha/beta fold hydrolase, producing MNDAVFRSDKAAAEVEAQYRQVLDRWPVPKTELYVPTRQGSTFVVACGRKDAPPVVLLHGSQANSAAWMPDVALWSTRFRLFAVDMIGEAGLSARVRPALAGDAHALWLDDVFSGLGIETAGIVGTSLGGWLALDYANRRPSAVRALALICPAGIGRQKNFLLKAVPLLLLGPWGSARSGSRFSAPRRRNCPTSCSPWPTSWRPSAGRSSRGW from the coding sequence ATGAACGACGCGGTCTTTCGAAGCGACAAGGCGGCGGCCGAGGTGGAGGCGCAGTATCGCCAGGTGCTGGACCGGTGGCCGGTGCCGAAAACGGAACTGTACGTCCCGACGCGCCAAGGCTCGACATTCGTCGTGGCATGCGGACGGAAAGACGCTCCGCCGGTTGTCTTGCTTCATGGTTCGCAGGCCAACTCCGCGGCATGGATGCCGGACGTCGCGCTGTGGTCGACCAGGTTCCGGCTCTTTGCGGTCGACATGATCGGCGAGGCCGGGCTGAGCGCGCGGGTGAGACCGGCGCTTGCCGGGGATGCGCATGCCTTGTGGCTCGACGACGTCTTCAGCGGCCTGGGAATAGAGACCGCCGGCATCGTCGGCACGTCCCTGGGCGGGTGGCTGGCGCTCGACTATGCGAATAGAAGACCTTCCGCGGTGCGCGCGCTCGCCTTGATCTGCCCGGCCGGCATCGGGCGGCAGAAGAACTTCCTCTTGAAGGCGGTGCCCCTCCTGCTTCTCGGCCCCTGGGGAAGCGCAAGATCCGGGAGCAGGTTTTCGGCCCCGCGCCGAAGGAACTGCCCGACGAGCTGCAGCCCATGGCCGACCTCATGGAGACCGTCGGCCGGGCGATCAAGCCGCGGGTGGTGA
- a CDS encoding helix-turn-helix domain-containing protein, translating to MSSALFTVEQAAERLKLHPKTVLRYIRNGQLPATRIGKSYRIDRTRLDEFAGVAGGQPDAAEGVRTTCIVDIPRMTPERAERMAAFLSSAAMAGGGKTPPLHLSTAFDPLAESLKIVVICSPSDAAKLLEMLQLQLGAQA from the coding sequence ATGTCGAGCGCTCTCTTCACCGTCGAGCAGGCGGCCGAACGGCTGAAGCTGCACCCCAAGACGGTGCTGCGCTACATCCGCAACGGACAGTTGCCGGCAACGCGGATCGGAAAATCCTATCGCATCGACCGGACGAGGCTCGACGAATTTGCCGGTGTGGCGGGCGGTCAGCCAGATGCGGCGGAGGGCGTGCGCACGACGTGCATCGTCGACATTCCGCGCATGACGCCTGAGCGTGCGGAGCGGATGGCGGCTTTCCTCAGCTCCGCCGCGATGGCAGGTGGCGGCAAGACGCCGCCGCTGCATCTCAGCACGGCGTTCGACCCGCTCGCCGAAAGCCTGAAGATCGTGGTGATCTGCAGCCCGTCCGATGCGGCGAAGCTGCTGGAGATGCTGCAATTGCAGCTGGGCGCGCAAGCATGA
- a CDS encoding BolA family protein: protein MAMNAADIERLIKESIPDAKVTIRDLAGDGDHYAAEVVAESFRGKSRVQQHQMVYDALKGRMGGVLHALALQTSVPE from the coding sequence ATGGCCATGAACGCCGCCGACATCGAACGCTTGATCAAGGAAAGCATTCCCGACGCCAAGGTGACGATCCGGGATCTTGCCGGCGACGGCGATCACTATGCGGCCGAAGTGGTGGCGGAGAGCTTTCGCGGTAAGTCGCGCGTTCAGCAGCACCAGATGGTCTATGACGCGCTGAAGGGCAGGATGGGCGGCGTTCTGCATGCCCTCGCGCTGCAGACGAGCGTGCCGGAGTAG
- a CDS encoding TetR/AcrR family transcriptional regulator, with product MRKETRAERHRQIEKVAYKLVRERGYGATSMLAIAREANASNETLYRWYGGKRGLFKTMVERNASETQARLEAALSSGADPMSALEEIAPILLSMLLGEKAIALNRAAAADESGELGKTIAAAGRDRVFPLIERLIGRAIADGMLAAPSAHTATEWFLSLLIGDRQIRRAIGAIPPPSGSEAESCAADAVAAFRKLCSA from the coding sequence ATGCGCAAGGAGACAAGGGCCGAACGGCACCGTCAGATCGAGAAGGTGGCCTACAAGCTGGTGCGGGAACGCGGCTATGGCGCCACATCCATGCTGGCAATTGCCAGGGAAGCCAATGCTTCCAACGAGACTCTATACCGCTGGTACGGCGGCAAGCGCGGACTGTTCAAGACGATGGTCGAGCGCAACGCCAGCGAAACGCAAGCAAGGCTTGAGGCGGCATTGAGCAGCGGCGCCGACCCTATGAGCGCGCTGGAGGAGATCGCCCCGATCCTGCTTTCGATGCTGCTGGGCGAGAAGGCCATAGCGCTGAACCGGGCCGCAGCAGCCGACGAAAGCGGAGAATTGGGCAAAACCATCGCCGCCGCGGGCCGCGACCGGGTGTTCCCGTTGATCGAGAGACTGATCGGACGGGCCATTGCGGACGGAATGCTGGCCGCCCCCTCGGCCCACACGGCCACGGAATGGTTCCTGAGCCTTTTGATCGGCGACCGGCAGATCAGGCGCGCCATCGGAGCAATTCCCCCGCCTTCGGGATCGGAAGCGGAGTCGTGCGCCGCCGACGCGGTCGCGGCGTTCAGAAAACTCTGCTCCGCGTGA
- a CDS encoding DUF1772 domain-containing protein has protein sequence MPRLLLALSILSLIFCGAIFGFFYAWVCSTMWGLDQADPRVAIGAMQAMNASVRNAAFFPAFFLTPVVLALTAAVSHYLGQRSAAPWFLLAAVVYLVFGLALTMAVNVPMNEALAARPVPADMEIAGEIWQDYSGRWQFWNQMRTVASGIALALAGFAVTRLRPAVSRLR, from the coding sequence ATGCCCAGATTGTTGCTCGCGCTATCGATCCTGTCTTTGATCTTTTGTGGTGCGATATTCGGATTCTTCTACGCTTGGGTCTGCTCCACCATGTGGGGCCTCGACCAGGCCGATCCGCGCGTCGCGATCGGAGCCATGCAGGCGATGAATGCCTCGGTCCGCAATGCTGCGTTCTTTCCAGCGTTCTTCCTGACGCCCGTGGTGTTGGCGCTAACGGCGGCGGTTTCGCACTATTTAGGCCAGAGGTCGGCCGCGCCATGGTTCCTGCTGGCCGCCGTCGTCTACCTGGTGTTCGGGCTCGCCCTCACCATGGCGGTGAACGTGCCGATGAACGAAGCGCTGGCCGCTAGGCCCGTTCCTGCGGACATGGAGATCGCGGGCGAAATCTGGCAGGACTATTCGGGGCGGTGGCAGTTCTGGAACCAGATGCGAACTGTGGCGTCAGGCATCGCCCTGGCGCTGGCGGGGTTTGCAGTCACGAGATTGCGGCCCGCCGTTTCGCGCCTCCGATAA
- the purL gene encoding phosphoribosylformylglycinamidine synthase subunit PurL: MTIPNAIRITDDLISAHGLKPDEYQRILDLIGREPTFTELGIFSAMWNEHCSYKSSKRWLRTLPTSGPRVIQGPGENAGIVDIGDGQCVVFKMESHNHPSYIEPYQGAATGVGGILRDVFTMGARPIAAMNALRFGAPDHPKTKHLVAGVVAGIGGYGNSFGVPTVGGEVNFDARYNGNILVNAFAAGLANTDAIFYSKAEGVGLPVVYLGAKTGRDGVGGATMASAEFDADIDEKRPTVQVGDPFTEKCLLEACLELMKTGAVIAIQDMGAAGLTCSAVEMGAKGDLGIELDLDHVPVREERMSAYEMMLSESQERMLMVLRPDKRGEAEAIFRKWGLDFAVVGKTTDDLRFRILHQGEEVANLPIKELGDEAPEYDRPWIVPAAPAPLGAVPQTNAADALLKLIGSPDLSSRRWVWEQYDTLIQGNSLQIPGGDAGVVRVEDHPTKALAFSSDVTPRYCEADPFEGGKQAVAECWRNLTATGAEPLAATDNLNFGNPERPEIMGQFVRAVQGVGEACKTLGFPIVSGNVSLYNETLGQGILPTPTIGGVGLIPDWSRMAKIAFAGEGLAVLLLGGPDGWGTHLGQSVYLRDIHGRVEGPPPPVDLDAERRTGDFVRGLIRAGRTTSVHDCSDGGLAVALAEMAMASGIGAAIDAPGGDTAETFFGEDQGRYVVAMAEDMRDAVVAEARKAGVSAHMLGVTGGTDLKLGDARAVPVSELKAVHEGWFPAFMDG, encoded by the coding sequence ATGACCATCCCAAATGCCATCCGCATCACCGACGACCTGATTTCCGCCCATGGGCTGAAACCGGACGAATATCAGCGCATTCTCGACCTGATCGGCCGCGAGCCGACATTCACCGAGCTCGGCATTTTCTCGGCAATGTGGAACGAGCATTGCTCCTACAAGAGCTCCAAGAGATGGCTGCGCACGCTGCCCACCTCCGGGCCGCGCGTGATCCAGGGGCCGGGCGAGAACGCCGGGATCGTTGATATCGGCGACGGGCAGTGCGTCGTCTTCAAGATGGAGAGCCACAACCACCCGTCCTATATCGAGCCCTATCAGGGCGCGGCGACAGGCGTGGGCGGCATCCTGCGCGATGTCTTCACCATGGGCGCGCGGCCGATCGCGGCCATGAACGCGCTGCGCTTCGGCGCGCCGGATCATCCAAAGACGAAGCATCTGGTGGCGGGCGTGGTGGCCGGCATAGGCGGCTACGGCAATTCCTTCGGCGTGCCGACCGTCGGCGGCGAGGTGAATTTCGACGCCCGCTATAATGGCAATATCCTGGTCAACGCGTTCGCCGCCGGACTGGCAAACACGGACGCCATCTTCTACTCGAAGGCCGAAGGCGTCGGCCTGCCGGTCGTCTATCTGGGCGCCAAGACGGGCCGCGACGGCGTGGGCGGCGCGACGATGGCCTCGGCCGAATTCGACGCCGACATCGACGAGAAGCGCCCGACCGTGCAGGTGGGCGACCCCTTCACCGAAAAATGCCTGCTGGAAGCATGCCTGGAACTGATGAAGACGGGCGCGGTCATCGCGATCCAGGATATGGGCGCGGCGGGGCTCACCTGCTCGGCGGTCGAAATGGGCGCCAAGGGCGACCTCGGCATCGAACTCGACCTTGACCATGTGCCGGTGCGCGAGGAGCGCATGAGCGCCTACGAGATGATGCTGTCGGAAAGCCAGGAGCGCATGCTCATGGTGCTGCGGCCGGACAAGCGCGGCGAAGCGGAGGCCATCTTCCGAAAGTGGGGGCTTGATTTCGCGGTCGTCGGCAAGACGACGGACGATCTGCGTTTCCGCATCCTGCACCAGGGCGAAGAAGTCGCGAACCTGCCGATCAAGGAGCTCGGCGACGAGGCTCCCGAATACGACCGGCCCTGGATCGTGCCTGCGGCGCCCGCGCCCCTTGGTGCGGTGCCGCAGACGAACGCGGCCGATGCGCTGTTGAAGCTCATCGGCTCGCCGGACCTTTCATCGCGGCGCTGGGTATGGGAACAGTACGACACGCTGATCCAGGGCAACTCGCTGCAGATACCGGGCGGCGATGCCGGCGTAGTGCGCGTCGAGGACCATCCGACCAAGGCGCTTGCCTTCTCGTCCGACGTGACGCCGCGCTATTGCGAGGCGGACCCCTTCGAAGGCGGCAAGCAGGCGGTTGCCGAATGCTGGCGCAATCTCACGGCGACGGGTGCGGAACCCCTGGCGGCCACCGATAACCTCAATTTCGGCAATCCCGAGCGCCCCGAGATCATGGGGCAGTTCGTGCGCGCGGTGCAGGGAGTGGGCGAAGCCTGCAAGACGCTGGGCTTTCCCATCGTTTCGGGCAACGTTTCGCTTTACAACGAGACGCTCGGCCAGGGCATCCTGCCCACGCCGACGATCGGCGGGGTCGGGCTTATTCCCGACTGGAGCCGGATGGCCAAGATCGCCTTTGCGGGCGAGGGCCTGGCAGTCCTGCTGCTGGGCGGGCCTGATGGCTGGGGCACGCATCTGGGCCAGTCCGTCTATCTGCGCGACATCCATGGCCGTGTCGAAGGCCCGCCGCCGCCGGTCGACCTCGACGCGGAACGGCGGACCGGCGATTTCGTGCGCGGGCTCATCCGGGCTGGGCGCACCACGAGCGTGCATGACTGCTCCGACGGCGGCCTGGCCGTCGCGCTCGCCGAGATGGCGATGGCATCAGGCATCGGCGCTGCGATCGATGCGCCCGGCGGAGATACGGCAGAGACGTTCTTTGGTGAGGACCAGGGCCGTTATGTCGTCGCGATGGCAGAGGACATGCGCGACGCGGTGGTCGCCGAAGCGCGGAAGGCCGGCGTTTCCGCGCATATGCTTGGCGTGACGGGCGGAACGGACCTCAAGCTCGGCGATGCACGCGCCGTGCCGGTCTCTGAGTTGAAGGCAGTCCACGAAGGCTGGTTTCCGGCTTTCATGGACGGATAG
- a CDS encoding PLP-dependent aminotransferase family protein, which translates to MTNWMPDLARGTGPLYLRLADQIEEDIERRVLPAGTKLPPQRNLAFDIGVTIGTVSRAYAVARERGLVSGEVGRGTYVVDRAQGALAHPGYASPPGDFGGTREMDAPAGKLRFDSTAAPSVGQGEIIGTIVAGIMSSHAHDVASYARLFPDHWFEAGSQWLAKGKFQPPAERIVPTLGAHAGVVAIIAAMTSPGDHVAFEHLTYSHVARSAGLIGRRVTLIQSDALGVVPEDFERLCAQRHPKLAFLMPSAHNPTTNTMPAERRQAIAEIARRHNVWLVEDNLYGAMADDDHPLMAELAPERTFLVGGLSKSVVAGVRGGWISCPSHLERRVRISHRMVTGGLPFLLAETSARLVLSGKAAEIQRRCKDEINARLALARDALAGFNAQWRPNIPFIWLELPDPWLSSTFKQAASDRGVLIDDADEFKAGRSEQVFHHVRLGISAAPRREDLSKGLATIRRLLEEGSAGYTSYD; encoded by the coding sequence ATGACAAATTGGATGCCTGACCTCGCGCGGGGAACCGGACCGCTCTATCTTCGCCTGGCGGACCAGATCGAGGAGGATATCGAGCGCCGCGTGCTGCCTGCGGGCACGAAACTGCCGCCTCAGCGCAATCTCGCCTTCGACATCGGCGTGACCATCGGCACGGTCAGCCGGGCCTATGCGGTGGCGCGCGAGCGCGGACTGGTGAGCGGCGAAGTGGGGCGCGGCACCTATGTGGTGGACCGCGCGCAAGGCGCCCTCGCCCACCCCGGCTATGCAAGCCCTCCAGGAGATTTCGGGGGCACCCGCGAAATGGACGCGCCCGCCGGCAAGCTGCGCTTCGACAGCACCGCTGCCCCCTCGGTCGGCCAAGGCGAAATCATCGGCACGATCGTCGCCGGAATCATGTCCAGCCACGCCCACGACGTGGCGAGCTATGCCCGGCTCTTTCCCGACCATTGGTTTGAAGCAGGCAGCCAATGGCTCGCCAAGGGCAAGTTCCAGCCGCCAGCGGAGCGGATCGTCCCCACGCTCGGCGCCCATGCCGGCGTGGTGGCCATCATCGCGGCGATGACGTCGCCCGGCGATCACGTCGCCTTCGAGCATTTGACCTATTCCCACGTAGCGCGCAGCGCCGGGCTGATCGGCAGGCGGGTGACGCTGATCCAATCCGACGCGCTTGGCGTGGTGCCGGAGGATTTCGAGCGGCTTTGCGCGCAGCGCCACCCCAAGCTCGCATTCCTGATGCCGTCGGCCCACAACCCAACGACCAATACGATGCCGGCCGAACGGCGCCAGGCGATCGCAGAGATTGCTCGGCGCCACAATGTGTGGCTGGTGGAGGACAATCTTTACGGCGCGATGGCCGACGACGATCATCCGCTCATGGCCGAACTGGCGCCGGAGCGGACATTTCTTGTGGGCGGGCTTTCAAAATCGGTGGTGGCGGGGGTGCGCGGCGGATGGATCAGTTGCCCCAGCCATCTGGAGCGGCGCGTGCGCATCTCCCACCGCATGGTGACCGGCGGCTTGCCCTTTCTGCTGGCGGAGACCAGCGCAAGGCTGGTGCTTTCAGGCAAGGCGGCCGAAATCCAGCGGCGCTGCAAGGACGAGATCAATGCGCGGCTGGCGCTGGCCCGCGACGCGCTGGCAGGATTCAATGCGCAATGGCGACCGAACATCCCTTTCATTTGGCTCGAACTTCCCGATCCCTGGCTTTCCAGCACGTTCAAACAGGCGGCCTCCGACCGCGGCGTGCTGATAGACGATGCGGACGAGTTCAAGGCGGGGCGTTCGGAGCAGGTATTCCATCATGTGCGGCTCGGCATATCGGCGGCGCCACGGCGTGAGGACTTGTCGAAGGGCCTTGCCACGATTCGCCGGCTGCTAGAGGAAGGCAGCGCCGGGTATACCAGCTACGACTGA